In Rhodothermus marinus DSM 4252, a single genomic region encodes these proteins:
- a CDS encoding sensor histidine kinase, producing the protein MNPPKAKLRRRPRGPLRLAYRIWRWIFPPRASVRTWMFLTFALFVGLAVLGAGLYTGLVLHGRLRSTMEQTLRTQAERLLYQVVPETPSHELPATLALLSRVTGLHLTLARGDSVIWNGQAGRPILETTPPRLDTLVSAEATVRFYERFTTDGQVFYVVLHDPASGWIVRVGQPTPIWYRLARQMELTLVVGMLAALVLALLGSWIATEKVTGPLRAIRNSARNIIEGHFDEKIQVHTRAAEFQDLAHHLNKMSDSFREKIAELQRLTRLQTEFIGNVSHEVRNPIFSIGGYLEALASPTMDPETRKRYVEKALQNLNRLNNLFNDLIEIARLEYRADLIHPSVFNLQELLEEVVDMLYPKAEEKGLIIQAENDPVYVRADRERIRQVLTNLIDNAISYTDEGYIRCRIRRRRDKVHVEVVDTGRGIPEEHLDRIFERFYRVDPDRSRRSGGTGLGLSIVKQILQAHGEAIHVESTVGRGSRFWFELPYAEADEAVSA; encoded by the coding sequence ATGAACCCGCCGAAAGCTAAGCTACGCCGACGGCCTCGGGGACCACTGCGGCTGGCGTACCGGATCTGGCGCTGGATTTTCCCGCCACGTGCCTCGGTGCGCACGTGGATGTTTCTGACGTTTGCGCTGTTTGTGGGGCTGGCCGTGCTGGGCGCCGGGCTGTACACGGGCCTGGTGTTGCACGGCCGGCTCCGCAGCACGATGGAACAGACGCTGCGCACACAGGCGGAGCGCCTGCTCTATCAGGTCGTTCCGGAAACACCCTCCCATGAACTTCCCGCCACGCTGGCGCTGCTCAGCCGCGTGACCGGACTGCACCTGACGCTGGCCCGGGGCGACTCGGTGATCTGGAACGGCCAGGCCGGACGGCCGATCCTCGAGACCACGCCTCCCCGGCTCGACACGCTGGTCAGCGCCGAGGCGACGGTTCGCTTCTACGAACGCTTCACGACCGACGGCCAGGTCTTTTACGTGGTGCTGCACGACCCTGCTTCGGGCTGGATCGTGCGCGTGGGTCAGCCGACGCCGATCTGGTATCGACTGGCCCGGCAGATGGAGCTCACGCTGGTGGTGGGCATGCTGGCGGCACTGGTGCTGGCCCTGCTGGGAAGCTGGATCGCCACGGAAAAGGTGACCGGCCCGCTCCGCGCCATCCGCAACAGCGCCCGTAACATCATCGAAGGCCACTTTGACGAGAAAATCCAGGTGCACACGCGGGCGGCCGAGTTCCAGGACCTGGCCCACCATCTCAACAAGATGTCCGACAGCTTCCGGGAGAAGATCGCCGAGCTACAGCGCCTGACGCGCCTGCAGACCGAGTTCATCGGCAACGTCTCCCACGAGGTGCGCAACCCGATCTTTTCCATCGGAGGGTATCTGGAGGCGCTGGCCTCCCCCACCATGGACCCGGAAACCCGTAAACGCTACGTCGAAAAGGCCCTTCAGAACCTGAACCGTCTCAACAACCTGTTCAACGACCTGATCGAAATTGCCCGTCTGGAATACCGGGCCGATCTGATTCATCCGTCCGTGTTCAACTTGCAGGAGCTGCTCGAGGAAGTGGTCGATATGCTCTATCCCAAGGCCGAGGAGAAGGGGCTGATCATTCAGGCGGAGAACGACCCGGTCTATGTGCGGGCCGACCGGGAGCGCATCCGGCAGGTGCTGACCAACCTGATCGACAACGCAATTTCCTACACGGACGAGGGCTACATCCGGTGTCGCATCCGGCGGCGTCGCGACAAGGTACATGTGGAGGTCGTCGATACCGGTCGGGGCATTCCCGAAGAGCACCTGGATCGCATCTTCGAGCGCTTCTACCGGGTCGATCCGGACCGTTCGCGGCGCAGCGGCGGTACCGGTCTGGGTCTGAGTATCGTCAAGCAGATCCTGCAGGCCCACGGCGAGGCGATTCATGTCGAGAGCACGGTAGGACGCGGCAGCCGCTTCTGGTTCGAACTGCCCTACGCCGAGGCGGACGAAGCCGTCAGCGCCTGA
- a CDS encoding response regulator, with amino-acid sequence MPRTVEPSEIKILVVDDEEDVVEVIGHFLSEEGYQVEKAYDGEEALKKASPEIDLIVLDIMLPGLDGYEVCKRLRSRAETEHIPIIFLTAKSEEEDQVKGLMMGGDDYLTKPVSPQVLLARIKAVLRRVGVEESRTLKVKDLTIYEDEYRASLRGRDLGLTLTEFELLRYLVRHPRKAFTRQELLERIWKDAMMVTERTVDAHIKNLREKLGDFAKHIQTVRGVGYRFVEEDEPAES; translated from the coding sequence ATGCCGCGTACTGTCGAACCCTCGGAGATCAAAATTCTGGTCGTCGACGACGAGGAAGATGTGGTCGAGGTTATCGGCCACTTCCTGAGCGAGGAAGGCTATCAGGTCGAAAAGGCCTACGACGGCGAAGAGGCGCTCAAGAAGGCCTCGCCCGAAATCGACCTGATCGTGCTCGACATCATGCTGCCGGGCCTGGACGGCTACGAGGTCTGCAAGCGCCTGCGCTCACGGGCCGAGACCGAGCACATCCCGATCATCTTCCTCACGGCCAAGAGTGAGGAGGAGGATCAGGTGAAAGGCCTCATGATGGGCGGCGACGACTACTTGACCAAGCCGGTCTCGCCGCAGGTGCTGCTGGCGCGTATCAAGGCCGTGCTGCGCCGCGTGGGCGTCGAGGAAAGCCGCACGCTGAAGGTCAAGGACCTGACCATTTACGAAGACGAGTACCGGGCCTCGCTGCGCGGCCGCGACCTGGGCCTGACCCTGACGGAGTTCGAGCTGCTGCGTTACCTGGTCCGGCATCCGCGCAAGGCCTTCACGCGCCAGGAACTGCTCGAGCGCATCTGGAAAGATGCGATGATGGTCACCGAACGCACCGTCGACGCCCACATCAAAAACCTGCGTGAGAAGCTGGGCGACTTTGCCAAGCATATTCAGACGGTGCGTGGCGTAGGCTACCGGTTCGTGGAAGAGGATGAACCCGCCGAAAGCTAA